A region from the Mesorhizobium sp. J8 genome encodes:
- the araD1 gene encoding AraD1 family protein, which yields MLISQILDDAETIRVVARNGGGKTRVINGARSVYSLAMEAARTGTGLEALIERKGYGETVDLDAAYKRGRLVSPINHPDPAHLHLTGTGLTHLGSAATRDSMHKKLSEGGEEELTDSMKMFRMGLEGGKPAKGQVGVQPEWFYKGNGTMAVAPGATLMSPAFAQDGGEEPEIAGIYVIGDDGAPFRVGFTLSNEFSDHVTERVNYLFLAHSKLRNASFGPEILIGELPADIRGASRIWRDGKLLWEKPFLSGEANMSHTIANLEHHHFKYSAFRQPGDVHVHMFGTATLSFADGIRTEAGDTFEIEAPDFGLPLRNPLEIEKPVKVAVKAL from the coding sequence ATGCTGATCTCCCAGATCCTCGACGACGCCGAGACGATCCGCGTCGTCGCCCGCAATGGCGGCGGCAAGACAAGGGTCATCAACGGCGCGCGCAGCGTCTATTCCCTGGCGATGGAGGCAGCGCGCACCGGCACGGGACTCGAAGCGCTGATCGAGCGCAAGGGTTACGGCGAGACGGTCGATCTCGATGCCGCCTATAAGAGGGGCCGGCTGGTCTCGCCGATCAACCATCCGGACCCGGCACATCTGCATCTCACCGGCACCGGGCTGACGCATCTCGGTTCAGCGGCGACGCGCGATTCCATGCACAAGAAGCTCAGCGAAGGCGGCGAGGAGGAACTCACCGATTCCATGAAGATGTTCCGCATGGGGCTGGAAGGCGGCAAGCCGGCCAAGGGCCAGGTCGGCGTGCAGCCCGAATGGTTCTACAAGGGCAACGGCACGATGGCGGTGGCGCCTGGCGCGACGCTGATGTCGCCGGCCTTCGCCCAGGACGGCGGCGAGGAGCCGGAAATCGCCGGCATCTATGTCATCGGCGATGACGGGGCGCCGTTCCGGGTCGGCTTCACGCTGTCGAACGAGTTTTCCGACCACGTCACGGAGCGGGTGAACTATCTGTTCCTCGCCCATTCCAAGCTGCGCAACGCCTCGTTCGGCCCCGAGATCCTGATCGGTGAGCTGCCGGCCGACATTCGCGGCGCATCGCGCATCTGGCGCGACGGCAAGCTGCTCTGGGAAAAGCCGTTCCTGTCGGGCGAAGCGAACATGTCGCACACCATCGCCAATCTCGAGCACCACCATTTCAAATATTCGGCCTTCCGCCAGCCGGGCGACGTGCATGTGCATATGTTCGGCACTGCGACGCTTTCCTTCGCCGATGGCATCCGAACAGAGGCCGGCGATACGTTCGAGATCGAGGCGCCCGATTTCGGGCTGCCGCTGCGCAATCCGCTGGAGATCGAAAAGCCGGTGAAGGTGGCGGTCAAGGCGCTGTAG
- a CDS encoding 2'-deoxycytidine 5'-triphosphate deaminase — translation MRQTGILPDQDIAALFEAGALKSPRALDADQIQPASLDLRLGDKAYRVRASFLPGPDHLVADKLERLKLHEIDLTRGAVLETGCVYIVPLLESLALPGEVSASANPKSSTGRLDIFTRVMTDRGHEFDKIAAGYHGPLYLEVSPRTFPIVVRAGSRLSQIRFRTGNAVLSESELRDLHRAEMLVATEPPNISGGGIALSIDLDGDKDGLVGYRGKHHTGLVDVDKRAAQDVVDFWEPIYKSGAGELVLDPDEFYILVSREAVHVPPLYAAEMTPFDPLVGEFRVHYAGFFDPGFGHSAAGGSGSRAVLEVRSHEVPFILDHGQIVGRLVYEHMLKPPQALYGTDLGSNYQAQGLKLSKHFRAAR, via the coding sequence TTGCGGCAGACAGGCATTCTTCCGGATCAGGACATCGCGGCGCTGTTCGAAGCCGGCGCGCTGAAGTCGCCGCGCGCGCTGGACGCCGACCAGATCCAGCCGGCCAGCCTCGATCTCAGGCTCGGCGACAAGGCCTATCGCGTGCGCGCCTCCTTCTTGCCGGGGCCCGATCACCTGGTCGCCGACAAGCTGGAACGGCTGAAGCTGCACGAGATCGACCTCACCCGGGGCGCGGTGCTGGAAACCGGCTGCGTCTACATCGTGCCTTTGCTTGAAAGCCTGGCATTGCCAGGCGAGGTTTCGGCCTCAGCCAATCCCAAGAGCTCGACCGGCCGGCTCGACATCTTCACCCGCGTCATGACCGATCGCGGCCACGAGTTCGACAAGATCGCCGCCGGCTATCACGGCCCGCTCTATCTCGAAGTCAGCCCGCGCACCTTCCCGATCGTCGTGCGCGCCGGCTCGCGCCTGTCGCAGATACGCTTCCGCACCGGCAATGCGGTGCTCTCGGAGAGCGAGCTGCGCGACCTTCATCGCGCCGAGATGCTGGTCGCCACCGAGCCGCCCAACATTTCCGGCGGCGGCATCGCGCTCTCCATCGACCTCGACGGCGACAAGGACGGCCTTGTCGGCTATCGCGGCAAGCACCACACCGGCCTGGTCGACGTCGACAAGCGCGCCGCGCAGGACGTCGTCGATTTCTGGGAGCCGATCTATAAGAGCGGCGCCGGCGAGTTGGTTCTCGATCCGGACGAATTCTACATCCTGGTGAGCCGGGAAGCGGTCCATGTTCCGCCGCTCTACGCCGCCGAGATGACCCCCTTCGATCCGCTGGTCGGCGAATTCCGCGTCCACTATGCCGGCTTCTTCGATCCGGGCTTCGGCCATTCCGCCGCGGGCGGCAGCGGCAGCCGCGCGGTGCTCGAAGTGCGCAGTCACGAGGTGCCGTTCATCCTCGACCACGGCCAGATCGTCGGCCGCCTCGTCTACGAGCACATGCTGAAGCCCCCGCAGGCGCTTTACGGCACCGATCTCGGCTCGAACTACCAGGCGCAGGGCCTGAAGCTCTCGAAGCATTTCAGGGCGGCGCGGTGA
- a CDS encoding LysR family transcriptional regulator — protein MAALRDPDAISVSYEKLPGDGETLLRSGLSLRHMRMITALDDHGRVSAAAQVMNISQPAASRMIAEMEAVLDVKLCERLPRGVTLTPYGLALARRARSILLEMREADREIAELKAGKGGAVFLGAVTAPAIELAVPAIREIRRIYPRIEITMQVETSNVLARELIASRHDFIIARIPDDLNPRLFESRVIGVEKACLIVRRGHPLASGKMVRLEETSGYDWVFQSGGSPLRQAMESNFLNRDIPLPDRILNTSSLLLTLVMVAQSDAIAPVSIQVAKFIQGGDGLAGAIDVVQTEFDIEVRPYSLITVKNRVLSPAAKMLHDFILREVG, from the coding sequence ATGGCGGCATTGCGCGATCCTGACGCGATTTCAGTGAGTTACGAGAAATTGCCGGGAGATGGCGAGACGCTGCTGCGCAGCGGCCTCAGCCTTCGCCACATGCGCATGATCACCGCGCTCGACGATCACGGAAGAGTGAGCGCCGCCGCCCAGGTCATGAATATCTCGCAGCCGGCCGCCTCGCGCATGATCGCCGAGATGGAGGCGGTGCTCGACGTTAAGTTGTGCGAGCGGCTGCCGCGCGGCGTGACGCTGACTCCCTATGGCCTCGCGCTTGCTCGCCGCGCCCGCTCAATCCTGCTCGAGATGCGCGAGGCCGACCGCGAGATTGCCGAGCTCAAGGCCGGCAAGGGCGGTGCGGTGTTCCTCGGCGCGGTAACGGCGCCGGCGATCGAATTGGCCGTGCCCGCGATCCGTGAGATCCGCCGCATCTACCCGCGCATCGAGATCACCATGCAGGTCGAGACCTCGAACGTGCTCGCGCGCGAGCTGATCGCCTCGCGCCACGATTTTATCATCGCCCGCATCCCCGACGACCTCAATCCGCGGCTATTCGAATCGCGCGTCATCGGCGTCGAGAAGGCCTGCCTCATCGTGCGCCGCGGCCACCCCCTGGCGAGCGGCAAGATGGTGCGGCTGGAGGAGACCTCCGGCTATGACTGGGTCTTCCAGTCTGGCGGCTCGCCGCTTCGCCAGGCGATGGAAAGCAACTTTTTGAACCGCGACATTCCGCTGCCTGACCGCATCCTCAACACCTCATCGCTGCTGCTCACCTTGGTGATGGTGGCGCAGTCCGACGCCATCGCGCCGGTCTCGATCCAGGTCGCCAAGTTCATTCAAGGCGGCGACGGGCTGGCTGGCGCCATCGACGTCGTCCAGACCGAGTTCGACATCGAGGTCCGGCCCTACAGCCTGATTACGGTCAAGAACCGCGTGCTCTCGCCCGCGGCGAAAATGTTGCACGACTTCATCTTGCGCGAAGTGGGGTGA
- the chvE gene encoding multiple monosaccharide ABC transporter substrate-binding protein, whose translation MKIIKTLAAVAALGIAAMSYSAHAADKGLIGVLMPTKTSQRWINDGDAVKSQLEKLGYTVDLQYAQDDIPNQLSQLENEITKGPKALIIASIDGTTMADALQKANDAGVVVVAYDRLIKKTPNVDYYTTFDNFGVGVIQANSLVKGLKERFPNTKPWNVELFGGSPDDNNAFFFYNGAMSVLQPLIDNGTIKIKSGQMGMDKVGTLRWLAATAQARMDNLLSANYSDGSRVDGVLSPYDGLSRGITASLRAVGYGTASQPWPIVTGQDAETASVKLIISGEQYSTVFKDTRELAKSTVELVDKVLSGGKPEGLDTKTYNNDVKVVPSILLTPVEVDKSNYQKLVVDSGYIKAEELK comes from the coding sequence GTGAAGATCATCAAGACGCTGGCCGCCGTGGCGGCCCTTGGCATTGCCGCCATGAGCTATTCGGCGCACGCCGCCGACAAGGGCCTCATCGGCGTGCTGATGCCGACCAAGACCTCGCAGCGCTGGATCAACGACGGCGATGCCGTCAAGTCCCAGCTCGAGAAGCTCGGCTACACGGTCGATCTGCAATATGCGCAGGACGATATCCCGAACCAGCTCAGCCAGCTGGAAAACGAAATCACCAAGGGCCCGAAGGCGCTGATCATCGCTTCGATCGACGGCACCACCATGGCCGACGCGCTGCAGAAGGCCAACGACGCCGGCGTCGTCGTCGTCGCCTATGACCGCCTGATCAAGAAGACCCCGAATGTCGACTACTACACCACCTTCGACAATTTCGGCGTCGGCGTGATTCAGGCGAACTCGCTGGTCAAGGGCCTCAAGGAGCGCTTCCCGAACACCAAGCCTTGGAACGTCGAGCTGTTCGGCGGCTCGCCGGACGACAACAACGCCTTCTTCTTCTACAACGGCGCGATGTCGGTCCTGCAGCCGCTGATCGACAATGGCACGATCAAGATCAAGTCCGGCCAGATGGGCATGGACAAGGTCGGCACGCTGCGCTGGCTCGCCGCCACCGCGCAGGCCCGCATGGACAATTTGCTTTCGGCCAACTACTCGGACGGCAGCCGCGTCGATGGCGTCCTGTCGCCCTATGACGGCCTGTCGCGCGGCATCACCGCCTCGCTGCGCGCCGTCGGCTACGGCACGGCGTCACAGCCCTGGCCGATCGTGACCGGCCAGGACGCCGAGACCGCCTCGGTCAAGCTGATCATCTCGGGCGAGCAGTATTCGACGGTGTTCAAGGACACCCGCGAGCTGGCCAAGTCTACCGTGGAACTGGTCGACAAGGTGCTCTCCGGCGGCAAGCCTGAGGGCCTCGACACCAAGACCTACAACAACGACGTCAAGGTCGTTCCCTCGATCCTCCTGACGCCGGTCGAGGTCGACAAGTCGAACTATCAGAAGCTGGTCGTCGACTCGGGCTACATCAAGGCCGAAGAGCTGAAGTAA
- a CDS encoding O-succinylhomoserine sulfhydrylase, whose translation MSTKKRNWKPQTALVHGGTLRSQYGETAEAMYLTQGYVYETAQAAEARFKGEEPGFIYSRYANPTVDMFEKRMCALEGAEDARATASGMAAVSAALLCSVKAGDHIVAARALFGSCRWVVETLAPRYGIQATLIDGTDVANWEKAVRPNTKLFFLESPTNPTLEVVDIAAVAKLANSIGARVIVDNVFATPLQQKPLLLGAHIVVYSATKHIDGQGRCLGGVILSDKKWIDENLHDYFRHTGPSLSPFNAWTLLKGLETLPLRVRQQTESAGKIADFLAGRPEIARVIYPGRADHPQADVVKKQMSGGSTLICLDVKGGKQAAFAFQNALDIVLISNNLGDAKSLITHPATTTHKNLSDEARAELGIGPGTLRLSVGLEDADDLLEDIEQALKAAK comes from the coding sequence ATGAGCACCAAGAAGCGCAACTGGAAACCTCAGACGGCACTCGTGCATGGCGGAACGCTGCGTTCGCAATATGGCGAGACCGCCGAGGCGATGTATCTCACCCAGGGCTATGTCTACGAGACGGCGCAGGCGGCGGAAGCCCGCTTCAAGGGCGAGGAGCCGGGCTTCATCTATTCGCGCTACGCCAACCCGACCGTCGATATGTTCGAGAAGCGCATGTGCGCGCTGGAAGGCGCCGAGGATGCCCGCGCCACCGCCTCCGGCATGGCCGCGGTTTCCGCAGCCCTGCTCTGCAGCGTGAAAGCCGGCGACCATATCGTGGCGGCGCGCGCGCTGTTCGGCTCCTGTCGCTGGGTGGTGGAGACGCTGGCGCCGCGTTACGGCATCCAGGCGACGCTGATCGACGGCACCGACGTCGCCAATTGGGAAAAGGCGGTTCGGCCAAACACCAAGCTGTTCTTCCTGGAAAGCCCGACCAATCCGACGCTGGAGGTGGTCGACATCGCCGCGGTCGCCAAGCTCGCCAATTCGATCGGCGCGCGCGTCATTGTCGACAATGTCTTCGCCACCCCGCTGCAGCAGAAGCCCTTGCTGCTCGGCGCCCATATCGTTGTCTATTCGGCGACCAAGCACATAGACGGCCAGGGCCGCTGCCTCGGCGGCGTCATCCTGTCGGACAAGAAATGGATCGACGAGAACCTGCACGACTATTTCCGTCACACCGGCCCGAGCCTGTCACCCTTCAACGCCTGGACGCTGCTCAAGGGTCTGGAGACGCTGCCGCTGCGCGTGCGCCAGCAGACCGAAAGCGCCGGCAAGATCGCCGATTTCCTGGCCGGGCGGCCAGAGATCGCGCGCGTCATCTATCCGGGCCGCGCCGATCATCCGCAGGCCGATGTCGTCAAGAAGCAGATGTCTGGCGGGTCGACGCTGATCTGCCTTGACGTCAAGGGCGGCAAGCAGGCGGCCTTCGCCTTCCAGAACGCGCTCGACATCGTGCTGATCTCGAACAATCTCGGCGACGCCAAGAGCCTGATCACACATCCGGCGACGACGACGCACAAGAACCTGAGCGACGAGGCGCGGGCCGAGCTCGGCATAGGACCGGGTACACTCCGGCTTTCCGTCGGCCTGGAAGACGCCGACGATCTGCTGGAGGACATCGAGCAGGCGCTGAAGGCGGCAAAATAA
- the mmsB gene encoding multiple monosaccharide ABC transporter permease, whose product MSTESAPAPQSGTAEDVKQGPRIAVSALTTNLREYGLIIALIVIMLFFQYTTSGTLFKPVNLSNLVQQNSFIIVMALGMLLVIVAGYIDLSVGSVAGFIGALAAMMMVIWPLGIFSNPLVVSIVCLIVGALIGAAQGYWIAYHKIPSFIVTLAGMLIFRGICQALLGGGSSVGPLPDSFKALSSGFIPDVIGPLTLIPPTVNAAGKTIVGSGLTLHMTTIVLGLIAVLAYAYFGFRTRRKRERHGYEAEPFPLFVIKTLVGSALALFLVFQFASYRGLPVVLLVMGVLISLFVFVTKRMTIGRRIYAMGGNAKAAQLSGINTERLTLLVFINMGVLSALGGLIIAARLGQAVPAAGLGSELDVIAAVFIGGASAMGGVGQVIGAVVGGFIMGVMNNGMSIMGVNVDWQQVVKGLVLLGAVIFDVYNKNKA is encoded by the coding sequence ATGAGCACAGAAAGCGCTCCCGCACCGCAGAGCGGCACAGCCGAGGACGTCAAGCAGGGTCCGCGCATCGCCGTCTCGGCGCTGACGACGAACCTGCGCGAATACGGCCTGATCATCGCGCTGATCGTCATCATGCTGTTCTTCCAGTACACGACGTCGGGAACGCTGTTCAAACCGGTCAACCTCTCGAACCTGGTGCAGCAGAACTCGTTCATCATCGTCATGGCGCTCGGCATGCTCCTGGTGATCGTCGCCGGCTATATCGACCTCAGCGTGGGGTCGGTGGCGGGCTTCATCGGCGCGCTCGCGGCGATGATGATGGTGATCTGGCCGCTCGGGATATTCTCCAATCCGCTGGTGGTGTCGATCGTCTGCCTGATCGTCGGCGCGCTGATCGGCGCGGCGCAAGGCTACTGGATCGCCTATCACAAGATACCGAGCTTCATCGTGACGCTTGCCGGCATGCTGATCTTCCGCGGCATCTGCCAGGCGCTGCTCGGCGGCGGCTCTTCGGTCGGCCCGCTGCCGGACAGCTTCAAGGCGCTGAGCTCGGGCTTCATTCCGGACGTCATCGGCCCGCTGACGCTCATTCCGCCGACGGTCAATGCCGCCGGCAAGACCATCGTCGGAAGCGGCTTGACCCTGCACATGACGACGATCGTGCTCGGCCTGATCGCGGTTCTCGCCTACGCCTATTTCGGCTTCCGGACGCGGCGCAAGCGCGAGCGCCACGGCTATGAGGCGGAGCCCTTCCCGCTGTTCGTCATCAAGACGCTGGTCGGCAGCGCGCTTGCGCTGTTCCTGGTCTTCCAGTTCGCCAGCTATAGAGGCCTGCCGGTCGTGCTCTTGGTCATGGGCGTGCTGATCTCGCTGTTCGTCTTCGTCACCAAGCGCATGACCATCGGCCGCCGCATCTATGCGATGGGCGGCAACGCCAAGGCCGCGCAGCTCTCGGGCATCAACACCGAAAGGCTGACGCTACTCGTCTTCATCAACATGGGCGTCCTGTCGGCGCTGGGCGGCCTGATCATCGCGGCGCGCCTCGGCCAGGCCGTGCCGGCGGCGGGCCTCGGCTCGGAGCTCGACGTCATCGCGGCCGTGTTCATAGGCGGCGCCTCGGCAATGGGCGGCGTCGGACAGGTGATCGGCGCCGTGGTCGGCGGCTTCATCATGGGCGTGATGAACAACGGCATGTCGATCATGGGCGTCAATGTCGACTGGCAGCAGGTGGTCAAAGGCCTGGTGCTGCTCGGCGCCGTCATCTTCGACGTCTACAACAAGAACAAGGCTTAA
- a CDS encoding ceramide glucosyltransferase: MELTIAAGLASSALLLSNLASILLASSRLKRRHVIAPPAGAQPVSIIVPSRGVETFTQETLQRAFSLDWPCYELIFCVAHGEDPVVRLIDAAIARHPNVPARLLIGDDRVSANPKLNNCVKGWQAARYDWVILADSNVLMPKDYVQHLMAAWRPDTGLVCSTPIGSRPDGFWAEVECAFLNTLQARWQYAGEALGLGFAQGKSMLWNRPMLDANGGIQALAAEIAEDAAATKLVNGLGLSVHLVASPFEQPLGLRSFAEIWSRQTRWARLRRVTFPLFFAPEILTGAAVPLLLALVAAASAGVSLPTTALCALAIAYLPECLLAAAKGWYLSPRSVTAMIVRDAMLPAVWARAWFGGAVEWRGNAMTIRTRELTELEEIA; the protein is encoded by the coding sequence ATGGAACTGACTATCGCAGCCGGCCTCGCTTCGTCAGCCCTTCTTCTCTCCAACCTCGCCAGCATCCTGCTCGCCTCGTCGCGGCTGAAGCGGCGCCATGTCATTGCGCCGCCCGCCGGCGCGCAGCCGGTCTCGATCATCGTTCCGTCGCGCGGCGTCGAGACGTTCACGCAGGAGACCCTTCAGCGCGCCTTCTCGCTCGATTGGCCCTGTTATGAGCTGATCTTCTGCGTCGCGCATGGCGAGGACCCGGTGGTGAGGCTGATCGATGCGGCGATCGCGCGCCACCCCAACGTTCCGGCGCGGCTGCTGATCGGCGACGACCGCGTCAGCGCCAATCCCAAGCTCAACAACTGCGTCAAGGGCTGGCAGGCGGCGCGATATGATTGGGTGATCCTCGCCGATTCCAACGTGCTGATGCCGAAGGACTATGTGCAGCACCTGATGGCGGCCTGGCGGCCGGATACCGGCCTCGTCTGCTCGACGCCGATCGGCTCGCGGCCCGATGGTTTTTGGGCTGAAGTCGAATGCGCCTTCCTCAACACGCTGCAGGCGCGCTGGCAATATGCCGGCGAAGCGCTCGGCCTCGGCTTTGCCCAGGGCAAGAGCATGCTTTGGAACAGGCCGATGCTGGATGCAAACGGCGGCATCCAGGCTTTGGCCGCCGAGATCGCCGAAGATGCGGCGGCCACCAAGCTGGTCAATGGGCTTGGCCTTAGCGTCCATCTTGTCGCCTCGCCCTTCGAGCAGCCGCTGGGCCTGCGCAGCTTCGCCGAGATATGGTCGCGGCAGACGCGCTGGGCGCGACTGCGCCGGGTGACGTTCCCGTTGTTCTTCGCGCCCGAGATCCTGACCGGCGCCGCGGTGCCGCTGCTGTTGGCGCTGGTTGCTGCGGCAAGCGCAGGCGTCAGCCTGCCCACGACGGCTTTGTGCGCGCTGGCGATCGCCTATCTGCCGGAGTGCCTGCTGGCCGCTGCCAAGGGCTGGTACCTGTCGCCACGCAGCGTCACCGCGATGATCGTGCGCGATGCGATGCTGCCTGCCGTCTGGGCGCGCGCCTGGTTCGGCGGCGCTGTCGAATGGCGCGGCAACGCCATGACCATCCGCACCCGCGAGTTGACGGAGCTCGAGGAGATCGCCTGA
- the mmsA gene encoding multiple monosaccharide ABC transporter ATP-binding protein has translation MASTILEMRDITKTFPGVKALSNVNLSVEEGEIHAIVGENGAGKSTLMKVLSGVYPSGTYDGQIIFRGQECHFKGIHDSEHIGIVIIHQELALVPMLSITENIFLGNEHASYGVIDWDANEARTAALLKKVGLNEDPKTLITNIGVGKQQLVEIAKALSKEVKLLILDEPTASLSEKDSQALLDLLLEFKRQGMTSILISHKLNEVSRVADHVTVIRDGRTIETLPRQDISEDRIITSMVGRSLDDRYPPREPQIGEVIFEVKNWSVYHPIHAERQVIKNVNLNVRKGEVVGIAGLMGAGRTEFAMSLFGRSYGRHITGEVLLRGKPLDLSSVSKAVENRIAYVTEDRKTYGLNLIDHIKHNVTLANLSGVSSRGVIDDMREMSVANDYRKKTNIRASSVYQLTGNLSGGNQQKVVLSKWLFADPEVLILDEPTRGIDVGAKYEIYTIIARLAAEGKAIIVISSEMPELLGITDRIYVMNEGRIVGEMAASDASQEKIMRAIVRGEGKKAS, from the coding sequence ATGGCCTCGACGATTTTGGAGATGCGCGACATCACCAAGACGTTCCCCGGCGTGAAGGCGTTGTCGAACGTCAACCTCAGCGTCGAGGAAGGTGAGATCCACGCCATCGTCGGCGAGAACGGCGCCGGCAAGTCGACGCTGATGAAGGTGCTGTCGGGCGTCTACCCTTCCGGAACCTATGATGGCCAGATCATCTTTCGCGGCCAGGAATGCCATTTCAAGGGCATCCACGACAGTGAGCATATCGGCATCGTCATCATCCACCAGGAGCTTGCCCTGGTGCCGATGCTGTCGATCACCGAAAACATCTTCCTCGGCAACGAGCATGCCAGCTACGGCGTCATCGACTGGGACGCCAACGAGGCGCGCACGGCGGCCCTGCTCAAGAAAGTCGGGCTCAACGAGGATCCCAAGACGCTGATCACCAATATCGGCGTCGGCAAGCAGCAGTTGGTCGAGATCGCCAAGGCGCTGAGCAAGGAAGTGAAGCTCTTGATCCTCGACGAGCCGACGGCGTCGCTCAGCGAAAAGGACAGCCAGGCGCTGCTCGACCTGCTGCTCGAGTTCAAGCGCCAGGGCATGACCTCGATCCTGATCTCACACAAGCTCAACGAGGTGAGCCGCGTCGCCGACCACGTCACCGTGATACGCGACGGGCGCACCATCGAGACTCTGCCGAGACAGGACATCTCGGAAGACCGCATCATCACCTCGATGGTCGGGCGCTCGCTCGACGACCGCTATCCGCCGCGCGAGCCGCAGATCGGCGAGGTCATCTTCGAAGTCAAGAACTGGTCGGTCTACCACCCGATCCATGCCGAACGGCAGGTGATCAAGAACGTCAACCTCAACGTGCGCAAGGGCGAGGTGGTGGGCATTGCCGGGCTGATGGGCGCGGGTCGCACCGAATTCGCGATGAGCCTGTTCGGCCGCTCCTATGGCCGGCACATCACCGGCGAGGTTCTGCTCAGGGGCAAACCGCTCGACCTGTCATCGGTGAGCAAGGCGGTGGAAAACCGGATCGCCTATGTCACCGAGGACCGCAAGACCTATGGCCTCAACCTCATCGACCACATCAAGCACAACGTGACTTTGGCCAACCTTTCCGGCGTTTCCAGCCGCGGCGTCATCGACGACATGCGCGAGATGAGCGTCGCCAACGACTACCGCAAGAAGACCAACATCCGCGCCTCCAGCGTCTATCAGCTGACCGGAAATCTTTCGGGCGGCAACCAGCAGAAGGTGGTGCTGTCGAAATGGCTGTTCGCCGATCCGGAAGTGCTGATCCTCGACGAGCCGACCCGCGGCATTGACGTCGGCGCCAAGTACGAAATCTATACGATCATCGCCCGCCTCGCCGCCGAGGGCAAAGCGATCATCGTCATCTCGTCGGAAATGCCCGAATTGCTTGGCATCACCGACCGCATCTATGTGATGAACGAAGGGCGCATCGTCGGCGAAATGGCGGCAAGCGACGCCAGCCAGGAAAAAATCATGCGCGCCATCGTTCGGGGAGAAGGAAAAAAAGCATCATGA
- a CDS encoding DUF6460 domain-containing protein yields MALSALTRFLGDTPLRVFLKLLVVSFLVGLVMHAFGWSPMDVFYGIRQFFVDLWNLGFHAIDRFLDYILLGAAIVVPVFILLRIASYRK; encoded by the coding sequence ATGGCCTTGTCCGCACTGACGCGATTTCTTGGCGACACGCCGCTCAGGGTGTTCCTGAAGCTGCTCGTGGTCTCCTTCCTCGTCGGTCTCGTCATGCATGCCTTCGGCTGGTCGCCGATGGACGTCTTTTACGGTATCCGCCAGTTCTTCGTGGATCTGTGGAATCTCGGCTTCCACGCCATAGACCGCTTCCTGGACTATATCCTGCTCGGCGCCGCGATCGTCGTTCCTGTGTTCATCCTGCTCCGGATCGCCAGCTACAGGAAATAG
- a CDS encoding protamine-2 (modular protein), producing MERRLFLTGMLGVAGAAALASLAGPGKAVAGIPAGNGILDELDKPDMAEFEGDDDQAEVELVSHHRHHHGGYGHWRWRHRRRRRRRGWRHVCRRVWRHGRWRRRCWRERYWINMWL from the coding sequence ATGGAACGTCGATTGTTTCTGACTGGAATGCTTGGCGTTGCGGGGGCGGCGGCACTGGCGAGCCTGGCCGGACCCGGCAAGGCCGTTGCCGGTATTCCCGCCGGCAACGGAATTCTGGACGAGCTCGACAAACCGGACATGGCTGAGTTCGAGGGGGACGACGATCAGGCCGAGGTGGAACTGGTCTCCCACCATCGTCATCATCATGGAGGTTACGGACATTGGCGCTGGCGCCATCGCCGGCGTCGCCGCCGGCGCGGCTGGAGGCATGTCTGCCGCCGCGTCTGGCGTCATGGCCGCTGGCGCCGTCGTTGCTGGCGCGAGCGCTACTGGATCAATATGTGGCTGTAG